The proteins below are encoded in one region of Leishmania major strain Friedlin complete genome, chromosome 7:
- a CDS encoding flavoprotein subunit-like protein, producing the protein MPPSQPPVEGGANRIIIVGGGLAGVCAAHASLQHGGSVLLLDKSAFLGGNSTKASSGIAGTPTQAQIDAGVLDGVKLFTEDTNRSFHGVQAGEKPGPVSPLVSEMARLSGPSLDWLVRYFNCDLSKLGFMGGHSRPRTHRGKERFPGMAITYALITALEAVQKVDPARARILTKARVVRLVRHPLDGPVTGVVFQDREGNQHMERGAVVIATGGFAADFAQDDSSLIARFAPQLTKFSTTNADHATGDGIKIAEQAGAGLVDMDRIQVHPSGLVDPRDPNNHVKFLCAEATRGAGGIVVDKHGQRFVDELARRDQVSAAMLKHDSASPFYLLLNEKSAREMEWHCKHYVGRGLMKRYASGYEFCTATNTKPEALAATYEQYKKDAAVNAASRGADSAAAGAAKRGFSLFGFGEKRAATGTAVAKDSSRGTPDQFGKTVFRNVDAFSMDGPLYVAWIAPVVHYTMGGLHVNERAEVLDAKTKKPIPGLYCAGEAAGGVHGKNRLGGNSLLDCVVYGRVAGEAATKYLLATYMGPFSNNRLNTIYSHLAIEDLPPVPKAAAPTKPAVAPAASKEAHAGSDASPAAAVDGEKHKGLKRYTRAEVAKHNKESDCWCIVRGLVLNLTEFLPDHPGGKQSVLMYAGGDATKEFDLVHQPEVIDKYTPDAIIGVVSD; encoded by the coding sequence ATGCCGCCGTCTCAGCCTCCCGTCGAAGGTGGTGCCAACCGCATCATCATCgttggcggcggcctcgccggcgtctgcgcagcgcacgcatcTCTGCAGCACGGTGgcagcgtgctgctgctcgacaaGTCCGCGTTTctcggcggcaacagcaccAAGGCGTCTAGTGGGATCGCCGGCACACCAACGCAGGCGCAGATCGATGCTGGCGTGCTCGATGGCGTGAAGCTGTTCACGGAGGACACAAACCGCAGCTTTCACGGCGTGCAGGCGGGCGAGAAGCCGGGCCCCGTCTCGCCACTCGTGTCGGAGATGGCGCGTCTGTCCGGTCCGTCGCTGGACTGGCTTGTCCGATACTTCAACTGCGACCTGTCGAAGCTCGGCTTCATGGGCGGTCATAGCCGTCCCCGCACCCACCGCGGCAAGGAGAGGTTCCCTGGCATGGCCATCACGTACGCGCTGATCaccgcgctggaggcggtgcagaagGTAGACCCCGCAAGGGCCCGCATCTTGACGAAGGCACGTGTGGTGCGCCTCGTGCGCCACCCGCTGGATGGCCCGGTCACCGGTGTCGTCTTCCAGGACCGCGAAGGTAACCAGCATATGGAGCGGGGCGCCGTGGTGATCGCGACCGGCGGCTTTGCGGCAGACTTCGCCCAGGACGACTCGTCGCTCATCGCCCGCTTCGCCCCGCAGCTGACCAAGTTCTCAACGACGAACGCCGATCATGCGACCGGCGACGGCATCAAGATCGCTGAGCAAGCTGGCGCCGGTCTCGTCGATATGGACCGCATTCAGGTGCACCCGTCCGGCCTCGTCGACCCGCGCGACCCCAACAACCACGTCAAGTTCCTGTGCGCCGAGGCGACGCGCGGAGCCGGCGGCATCGTGGTGGACAAGCACGGGCAGCGCTTCGTGGacgagctggcgcgccgcgatcaggtcagcgccgccatgcTGAAGCACGACAGCGCCAGCCCCTTTTATCTTCTGCTGAACGAGAAGAGCGCGAGGGAAATGGAGTGGCACTGCAAGCACTACGTGGGCCGTGGCCTCATGAAGCGCTACGCCAGTGGCTACGAGTTCTGTACGGCTACCAATACAAAGCCCGAGGCCCTGGCGGCGACGTATGAGCAGTACAAGAAGGATGCCGCTGTCAACGCTGCCTCGCGCGGTGCCgactccgccgccgcaggagcCGCGAAGCGaggcttctctctcttcggtTTCGGCGAGAAGCGAGCGGCAACGGGCACCGCGGTAGCCAAggacagcagccgcggcacccCCGACCAGTTTGGCAAGACGGTGTTCCGCAACGTGGACGCCTTCAGCATGGACGGCCCGCTCTACGTCGCGTGGATCGCGCCTGTTGTGCACTACACGATGGGTGGCTTGCACGTCAACGAGCGCGCCGAGGTGCTAGACgcgaagacgaagaagcCGATTCCTGGCCTGTACTGCGCCGGCGAggccgctggcggcgtgcaCGGCAAGAACCGGCTCGGCGGCAACTCGCTGCTGGACTGTGTCGTGTACGGCCGCGTGGCtggcgaggcggcgaccAAGTACCTCCTCGCCACATACATGGGGCCCTTCTCGAACAACCGCCTGAACACAATCTACTCGCACCTCGCCATCGAGGACCTGCCGCCGGTTCCGAAGGCAGCCGCCCCCACCAAgccggcagtggcgccggccgccagCAAGGAAGCTCATGCTGGCAGCGACGCTTCcccggctgccgccgtggaTGGTGAGAAGCACAAGGGCTTGAAGCGCTACACTCGCGCGGAGGTGGCGAAGCACAACAAGGAGTCGGACTGCTGGTGCATCGTGCGCGGCCTGGTGCTGAATCTGACTGAATTCCTGCCGGATCACCCAGGCGGCAAGCAGTCGGTGCTGATGtacgccggcggcgatgcgaCCAAGGAGTTTGACCTGGTGCATCAACCGGAGGTGATCGACAAGTATACGCCGGACGCCATCATTGGTGTTGTGTCGGACTAG